One window from the genome of Gemmatimonadaceae bacterium encodes:
- a CDS encoding dipeptide epimerase, whose amino-acid sequence MRLSYEPVTVHTAHPFVIARGGASEYARVRVRLVDRDGAEGMGEAAPSPFYGETAQTVVAALEKLRPVVEAAEAWALEDLEHALFRALRGNAAARMAISAAMHDLVGKRLGVPLYRLWGLTPAAAPPSSFTIAIAPTEEELVRRVEQAAAYPVLKVKLGTDRDDEIVRTVRGAAPGKVIRVDANAAWTPKHALAMIERLARYGVEFVEQPLPPEDLEGLRFVRERSALPIIADESCVTAADIPRLAGAVDGINIKLAKCGGFREAHRMIATARSHGMRVMMGCMIETSLGITAAAHLAPLLDDADLDGAALLADDPHVGATIEGGRIAIPDAPGLGVRLRGA is encoded by the coding sequence ATGCGCCTGTCCTACGAGCCGGTCACGGTGCACACGGCGCATCCGTTCGTGATCGCGCGCGGCGGCGCCAGCGAGTATGCGCGAGTGCGGGTGCGCCTTGTGGACCGCGACGGCGCCGAAGGGATGGGCGAGGCGGCGCCGAGCCCGTTCTACGGCGAGACGGCGCAGACCGTGGTGGCGGCGCTCGAGAAGCTGCGCCCGGTGGTCGAGGCGGCCGAGGCGTGGGCGCTGGAGGATCTGGAGCACGCGCTGTTCCGCGCGCTGCGCGGCAACGCGGCGGCGCGCATGGCGATCAGCGCCGCGATGCACGATCTCGTGGGCAAGCGGCTGGGCGTGCCGTTGTACCGCCTGTGGGGGCTCACGCCGGCCGCGGCGCCGCCGTCGAGCTTCACGATCGCCATTGCGCCCACCGAGGAGGAGCTGGTGCGGCGCGTGGAGCAGGCCGCCGCGTATCCGGTGCTCAAGGTGAAGTTGGGCACCGATCGCGACGACGAGATCGTGCGCACGGTGCGCGGCGCGGCGCCGGGCAAGGTGATCCGCGTGGACGCGAACGCCGCGTGGACGCCCAAGCACGCGCTGGCGATGATCGAGCGACTGGCCCGCTACGGCGTGGAGTTCGTGGAACAGCCGCTGCCGCCCGAGGATCTGGAGGGGCTGCGCTTCGTGCGCGAACGCTCGGCGCTGCCGATCATCGCCGACGAGTCGTGCGTCACGGCCGCCGACATCCCGCGGCTGGCCGGCGCCGTGGACGGCATCAACATCAAGCTCGCCAAGTGCGGGGGATTCCGCGAAGCGCACCGCATGATCGCCACGGCGCGCTCCCACGGCATGCGCGTGATGATGGGGTGCATGATCGAGACCAGCCTCGGCATCACGGCGGCGGCGCATCTGGCGCCGCTGCTCGACGACGCCGACCTCGACGGCGCGGCGCTGCTGGCCGACGATCCGCACGTGGGGGCGACCATCGAGGGCGGCCGCATCGCGATCCCCGACGCGCCCGGCCTGGGAGTGCGGCTGCGCGGCGCGTGA
- a CDS encoding histone deacetylase has product MSLAYISHSDCGRHDTGWGHPEHVGRLRAIPRALRDDPDLFHAAQHVEGRHATVDELLLAHDAAYVEQVRRLAERGGGRLDADTVASEGSWAAATAAAGCVLDGVDMAFDGRATRSFSAVRPPGHHALRDRAMGFCLFGNVAIGAHYARRRHGAERVLIVDWDVHHGNGTQALVEQTADIRFVSMHQWPWYPGTGAADDRGPHGNVWNVPMPGGLAAARYVEALLGAVDHAVRGFTPDLVLISAGFDSLAGDPLGGFTLELGDVTLLTRAVAERADAWCGGRVVSALEGGYVPDRLGAACVTHLRALA; this is encoded by the coding sequence ATGTCGCTCGCGTACATATCGCACTCCGACTGCGGCCGCCACGACACGGGGTGGGGACACCCCGAGCACGTGGGGCGGCTGCGCGCCATCCCGCGCGCGCTGCGCGACGACCCCGATCTGTTCCACGCCGCCCAGCACGTCGAGGGGCGGCACGCCACGGTGGACGAGCTGCTCCTGGCGCACGACGCGGCGTACGTGGAGCAGGTGCGCCGGCTGGCCGAGCGCGGCGGCGGCCGTCTGGATGCCGACACGGTGGCGAGCGAGGGCTCGTGGGCTGCCGCGACCGCCGCCGCCGGCTGCGTGCTCGACGGCGTGGACATGGCGTTCGACGGCCGGGCCACCCGCAGCTTCTCGGCCGTGCGTCCGCCGGGCCACCACGCGCTGCGCGATCGCGCCATGGGGTTCTGCCTGTTCGGCAACGTCGCGATCGGCGCCCACTATGCGCGCCGCCGGCACGGCGCCGAGCGCGTGCTGATCGTGGACTGGGACGTGCACCACGGCAACGGCACGCAGGCGTTGGTGGAGCAGACGGCCGACATCCGCTTCGTGTCCATGCACCAGTGGCCGTGGTACCCGGGCACGGGGGCGGCCGACGATCGCGGGCCCCACGGGAACGTGTGGAACGTGCCGATGCCGGGCGGGCTCGCGGCGGCGCGGTACGTGGAGGCGCTGCTCGGGGCCGTGGACCACGCGGTTCGCGGCTTCACCCCCGATCTCGTGCTGATCTCGGCGGGATTCGACTCGCTGGCCGGCGATCCGCTGGGCGGATTCACGCTGGAGCTGGGCGATGTGACGCTGCTCACGCGCGCCGTGGCGGAGCGGGCCGACGCCTGGTGCGGCGGGCGGGTGGTGAGCGCGCTCGAAGGCGGCTACGTGCCCGACCGCCTGGGCGCGGCCTGCGTGACGCACCTGCGGGCGCTCGCGTGA
- a CDS encoding serine/threonine-protein kinase, protein MFCPECGTWNRTSADTCTRCSAPLPELDRAPAEKPSETISALRQATGSRYRVMQRLGGGGMADVFLADHAQLERPVVIKVLHAHLAKDAEMMERFRREAQAAARLVHPHICPVMDSGSLGTTVFTVMPYLSGGSLSDRIARRKMVDPVEAATAIAQVATALDYAHRRGIVHRDIKPDNVLFDEDGNAMLTDFGIAEARNQGRLTASGRAMGTPHYMSPEQAMGKLVDGRSDVYALGIVLYEAVLGFPPFDGPDAFSVGYKQVHEQPVAPDQVDSRVPPALSAIIMQCLAKGPSGRYQRANDLADALIAYINGLPGHDDAHRSAWVARHSAGAPPR, encoded by the coding sequence ATGTTCTGTCCAGAGTGCGGCACCTGGAATCGCACCTCCGCCGACACGTGCACCCGCTGCAGCGCGCCGCTGCCCGAGTTGGACCGGGCGCCCGCCGAGAAGCCCAGCGAGACCATCTCGGCGCTGCGCCAGGCCACGGGCAGCCGGTATCGCGTGATGCAGCGGCTGGGTGGCGGCGGCATGGCCGACGTGTTCCTGGCCGACCACGCGCAGCTCGAGCGGCCGGTGGTGATCAAGGTTCTGCACGCGCATCTCGCCAAGGACGCCGAGATGATGGAGCGGTTCCGCCGCGAAGCGCAGGCGGCCGCCCGGCTCGTGCATCCGCACATCTGTCCGGTCATGGACAGCGGCAGTCTGGGCACCACGGTGTTCACCGTCATGCCGTACCTCTCGGGCGGGTCGCTGTCCGACCGCATCGCGCGCCGCAAGATGGTGGATCCGGTGGAGGCGGCCACGGCCATCGCCCAGGTGGCCACGGCGCTCGACTACGCGCATCGCCGCGGCATCGTGCACCGCGACATCAAGCCCGACAACGTGCTGTTCGACGAGGACGGCAACGCGATGCTCACCGACTTCGGCATCGCCGAGGCGCGGAACCAGGGACGGCTCACGGCGTCGGGGCGGGCCATGGGCACGCCGCACTACATGTCCCCCGAGCAGGCCATGGGCAAGCTCGTGGACGGCCGAAGCGACGTGTACGCGCTGGGCATCGTGCTGTACGAGGCGGTGCTGGGATTCCCGCCGTTCGACGGGCCCGATGCATTCTCGGTGGGCTACAAGCAGGTGCACGAGCAGCCGGTGGCGCCCGACCAGGTGGACTCGCGCGTGCCGCCGGCGCTGTCGGCGATCATCATGCAGTGCCTGGCCAAGGGGCCGAGCGGGCGGTATCAGCGGGCCAACGATCTGGCCGACGCATTGATCGCCTACATCAACGGCCTGCCGGGCCATGACGACGCGCACCGCTCGGCCTGGGTGGCGCGCCACTCGGCGGGAGCGCCGCCGCGGTGA